A section of the Malus sylvestris chromosome 17, drMalSylv7.2, whole genome shotgun sequence genome encodes:
- the LOC126611036 gene encoding nuclear poly(A) polymerase 4-like isoform X2 yields MVSSEGLSAPLSLPQVAARQYGVTKPISTAGPTEVDILRTLELEKFLVDAGLYETKEGVAKREEVLRRIEQIVKDWVKQLTRLRGYTDQMVEDANARIFTFGSYRLGVHGPGADIDTLCVGPSYVNREEDFFFVLHNILAEMEEVTELQPVPDAHVPVMKFKFDGISIDLLYASISLLVVPEDLDISDVSLLYNIDEPTVRSLNGCRVADQILKLVPNVEHFCTTLRCLKFWAKRRGVYSNVTGFLGGVNWALLVARVCQLYPNAVPSMLVSRFFRVYTQWRWPNPVMLCPIEEDELGFSVWDPRRYPRDRTHHMPIITPAYPCMNSSYNVSQSTLRVMVEQFCYGNKTCEEVELNRAQWCALFEPYMFFESYKNYLQVDIIAADVDDLRAWKGWVESRLRQLTLMIERDTLGMLQCHPCPHEYVDTNKECAHCAFFMGLQRKQGEKVQGQQFDIRGTVDGFRHSINMYMFWKPGMEIHVSHVRRRQLPPYVYPDGCKRPRQSRVMVQQQADDGEACGSGSSERHLKRKDLDGVEVNQDTPPQKWQSTSPLPHGLVSPVIINHKAGSASPEPSDKGFSMEVVESNKITLSGEMEPGYASNSSTITNVSSKGSCDDAGFGSVAGSCEGNTRSVEGSSVGSNNPGYLLGDVCEADSEALSDSGCVNGNLRLSLTSMA; encoded by the exons ATGGTGAGTTCCGAGGGATTGAGTGCTCCGCTGTCGCTTCCTCAAGTGGCAGCGAGGCAGTACGGAGTGACAAAGCCAATATCGACTGCCGGGCCGACGGAAGTCGATATTCTGAGGACAttagagttggagaag TTTTTGGTTGATGCTGGGCTTTATGAAACCAAAGAAGGAGTTGCCAAGAGAGAGGAGGTTCTTCGGCGTATCGAGCAG ATTGTCAAGGATTGGGTGAAGCAACTTACTCGCTTGAGAGGGTACACAGATCAAATGGTTGAGGACGCTAATGCTCGTATTTTTACATTTGGGTCCTATAGGCTCGGG GTGCATGGTCCTGGGGCTGACATAGACACGTTATGTGTTGGGCCATCCTATGTCAATCGAGAG GAAGACTTCTTCTTTGTATTGCACAACATTCTTGCTGAGATGGAAGAGGTGACCGAGCTGCAACCAGTTCCAGATGCTCATGTCCCTGTAATGAAATTTAAGTTTGACGGAATATCGATCGACCTCCTTTATGCTAGTATTTCTCTCTTGGTTGTACCAGAA GACCTGGACATTTCTGATGTATCTTTGTTGTACAATATCGATGAGCCTACTGTTCGAAGTCTTAATGGCTGCAGGGTCgcagatcaaattttaaagcttGTTCCAAATGTTGAG CACTTTTGCACAACACTCAGATGCTTGAAATTTTGGGCTAAAAGACGCGGTGTTTATTCCAAT GTTACTGGATTTCTTGGCGGAGTAAACTGGGCTCTTCTTGTTGCCCGGGTTTGCCAACTTTATCCCAATGCAGTTCCCAGCATGCTTGTTTCTCGATTCTTTAGGGTCTATACGCAGTGGCGGTGGCCAAATCCTGTCATGTTGTGTCCCATTGAAGAGGATGAACTTGGCTTTTCTGTTTGGGACCCTCGCAGATATCCTCGTGACCGGACTCATCATATGCCAATTATAACTCCTGCATACCCTTGTATGAATTCTAGCTATAATGTTTCACAAAGTACTCTGCGTGTTATGGTCGAGCAGTTCTGTTACGGAAACAAGACCTGTGAG GAAGTGGAATTGAATAGAGCTCAATGGTGTGCATTGTTTGAGCCGTACATGTTCTTTGAAAGCTACAAAAACTATCTCCAGGTTGACATAATTGCTGCTGATGTTGACGACTTGCGTGCTTGGAAAGGCTGGGTGGAATCTCGACTGAGGCAACTAACTCTAATG ATTGAACGGGATACTTTAGGGATGTTACAGTGCCATCCTTGTCCACATGAGTATGTTGATACGAATAAAGAATGCGCACATTGTGCATTTTTTATGGGTTTGCAGAGGAAACAGGGTGAAAAGGTTCAGGGTCAGCAGTTTGATATACGAGGGACTGTTGATGGGTTCAGGCATTCCATTAATATGTACATGTTTTGGAAACCAGGGATGGAAATTCATGTATCTCATGTTCGTAGAAGGCAACTTCCTCCTTATGTGTATCCTGATGGTTGTAAACGACCTCGACAATCCAGAGTTATGGTCCAGCAGCAGGCTGATGATGGCGAAGCTTGTGGGAGTGGTTCTAGTGAGAGACACCTGAAGAGGAAGGATCTTGATGGGGTGGAGGTGAATCAAGATACTCCACCGCAGAAATGGCAATCTACTAGCCCTCTGCCCCATGGTTTGGTTTCTCCTGTAATTATCAATCACAAGGCAGGCAGTGCATCTCCAGAGCCTTCGGATAAAGGTTTTAGCATGGAAGTAGTAGAGTCAAATAAAATAACACTGTCTGGTGAAATGGAGCCTGGATATGCCTCCAATTCCAGTACTATTACAAATGTTTCAAGCAAGGGCAGTTGTGATGATGCTGGATTTGGATCAGTGGCTGGTAGCTGTGAGGGGAACACTAGGAGCGTTGAGGGAAGCAGTGTTGGGAGTAACAACCCAGGATATTTGCTGGGTGATGTGTGTGAGGCAGACTCCGAAGCTCTTTCGGATAGTGGATGCGTAAATGGAAACCTACG GTTGAGCCTAACATCAATGGCCTGA
- the LOC126611036 gene encoding nuclear poly(A) polymerase 4-like isoform X1 — protein sequence MVSSEGLSAPLSLPQVAARQYGVTKPISTAGPTEVDILRTLELEKFLVDAGLYETKEGVAKREEVLRRIEQIVKDWVKQLTRLRGYTDQMVEDANARIFTFGSYRLGVHGPGADIDTLCVGPSYVNREEDFFFVLHNILAEMEEVTELQPVPDAHVPVMKFKFDGISIDLLYASISLLVVPEDLDISDVSLLYNIDEPTVRSLNGCRVADQILKLVPNVEHFCTTLRCLKFWAKRRGVYSNVTGFLGGVNWALLVARVCQLYPNAVPSMLVSRFFRVYTQWRWPNPVMLCPIEEDELGFSVWDPRRYPRDRTHHMPIITPAYPCMNSSYNVSQSTLRVMVEQFCYGNKTCEEVELNRAQWCALFEPYMFFESYKNYLQVDIIAADVDDLRAWKGWVESRLRQLTLMIERDTLGMLQCHPCPHEYVDTNKECAHCAFFMGLQRKQGEKVQGQQFDIRGTVDGFRHSINMYMFWKPGMEIHVSHVRRRQLPPYVYPDGCKRPRQSRVMVQQQADDGEACGSGSSERHLKRKDLDGVEVNQDTPPQKWQSTSPLPHGLVSPVIINHKAGSASPEPSDKGFSMEVVESNKITLSGEMEPGYASNSSTITNVSSKGSCDDAGFGSVAGSCEGNTRSVEGSSVGSNNPGYLLGDVCEADSEALSDSGCVNGNLRKKVNAALGTVGTQFQRGITQNK from the exons ATGGTGAGTTCCGAGGGATTGAGTGCTCCGCTGTCGCTTCCTCAAGTGGCAGCGAGGCAGTACGGAGTGACAAAGCCAATATCGACTGCCGGGCCGACGGAAGTCGATATTCTGAGGACAttagagttggagaag TTTTTGGTTGATGCTGGGCTTTATGAAACCAAAGAAGGAGTTGCCAAGAGAGAGGAGGTTCTTCGGCGTATCGAGCAG ATTGTCAAGGATTGGGTGAAGCAACTTACTCGCTTGAGAGGGTACACAGATCAAATGGTTGAGGACGCTAATGCTCGTATTTTTACATTTGGGTCCTATAGGCTCGGG GTGCATGGTCCTGGGGCTGACATAGACACGTTATGTGTTGGGCCATCCTATGTCAATCGAGAG GAAGACTTCTTCTTTGTATTGCACAACATTCTTGCTGAGATGGAAGAGGTGACCGAGCTGCAACCAGTTCCAGATGCTCATGTCCCTGTAATGAAATTTAAGTTTGACGGAATATCGATCGACCTCCTTTATGCTAGTATTTCTCTCTTGGTTGTACCAGAA GACCTGGACATTTCTGATGTATCTTTGTTGTACAATATCGATGAGCCTACTGTTCGAAGTCTTAATGGCTGCAGGGTCgcagatcaaattttaaagcttGTTCCAAATGTTGAG CACTTTTGCACAACACTCAGATGCTTGAAATTTTGGGCTAAAAGACGCGGTGTTTATTCCAAT GTTACTGGATTTCTTGGCGGAGTAAACTGGGCTCTTCTTGTTGCCCGGGTTTGCCAACTTTATCCCAATGCAGTTCCCAGCATGCTTGTTTCTCGATTCTTTAGGGTCTATACGCAGTGGCGGTGGCCAAATCCTGTCATGTTGTGTCCCATTGAAGAGGATGAACTTGGCTTTTCTGTTTGGGACCCTCGCAGATATCCTCGTGACCGGACTCATCATATGCCAATTATAACTCCTGCATACCCTTGTATGAATTCTAGCTATAATGTTTCACAAAGTACTCTGCGTGTTATGGTCGAGCAGTTCTGTTACGGAAACAAGACCTGTGAG GAAGTGGAATTGAATAGAGCTCAATGGTGTGCATTGTTTGAGCCGTACATGTTCTTTGAAAGCTACAAAAACTATCTCCAGGTTGACATAATTGCTGCTGATGTTGACGACTTGCGTGCTTGGAAAGGCTGGGTGGAATCTCGACTGAGGCAACTAACTCTAATG ATTGAACGGGATACTTTAGGGATGTTACAGTGCCATCCTTGTCCACATGAGTATGTTGATACGAATAAAGAATGCGCACATTGTGCATTTTTTATGGGTTTGCAGAGGAAACAGGGTGAAAAGGTTCAGGGTCAGCAGTTTGATATACGAGGGACTGTTGATGGGTTCAGGCATTCCATTAATATGTACATGTTTTGGAAACCAGGGATGGAAATTCATGTATCTCATGTTCGTAGAAGGCAACTTCCTCCTTATGTGTATCCTGATGGTTGTAAACGACCTCGACAATCCAGAGTTATGGTCCAGCAGCAGGCTGATGATGGCGAAGCTTGTGGGAGTGGTTCTAGTGAGAGACACCTGAAGAGGAAGGATCTTGATGGGGTGGAGGTGAATCAAGATACTCCACCGCAGAAATGGCAATCTACTAGCCCTCTGCCCCATGGTTTGGTTTCTCCTGTAATTATCAATCACAAGGCAGGCAGTGCATCTCCAGAGCCTTCGGATAAAGGTTTTAGCATGGAAGTAGTAGAGTCAAATAAAATAACACTGTCTGGTGAAATGGAGCCTGGATATGCCTCCAATTCCAGTACTATTACAAATGTTTCAAGCAAGGGCAGTTGTGATGATGCTGGATTTGGATCAGTGGCTGGTAGCTGTGAGGGGAACACTAGGAGCGTTGAGGGAAGCAGTGTTGGGAGTAACAACCCAGGATATTTGCTGGGTGATGTGTGTGAGGCAGACTCCGAAGCTCTTTCGGATAGTGGATGCGTAAATGGAAACCTACG TAAAAAGGTGAATGCTGCACTTGGGACGGTTGGTACTCAATTCCAACGAGGGATAACTCAGAACAAATAA